A single region of the Sulfurospirillum arsenophilum NBRC 109478 genome encodes:
- a CDS encoding MotA/TolQ/ExbB proton channel family protein, translating into MLSEKLLSFALLGIDPVLWVLVAMSVIAVGVMIERALVFAQIEKTYQTMDYYTLRLGLEARLGILATFGNNAPFIGLFGTVLGIIQAFHTIGSSNSFDVQPIMQGISEALIATATGLFVAIPCVIAYNYFLRRLKVVLTQKEALLHEA; encoded by the coding sequence ATGCTCAGTGAAAAACTTTTATCGTTCGCCCTTTTAGGGATTGACCCAGTTTTATGGGTATTGGTTGCTATGAGTGTGATAGCAGTGGGTGTGATGATCGAGCGAGCATTGGTTTTTGCACAGATTGAAAAAACGTATCAAACGATGGATTATTATACGTTGCGGTTGGGCTTAGAGGCACGTCTTGGCATCTTGGCAACATTTGGAAACAATGCACCTTTTATAGGACTTTTTGGAACGGTCTTAGGCATTATTCAAGCGTTCCACACGATAGGCTCTAGTAACTCTTTTGATGTTCAGCCCATTATGCAGGGTATTTCCGAAGCGTTGATTGCAACGGCTACGGGACTGTTTGTAGCCATCCCTTGTGTCATTGCCTATAACTATTTTCTCAGACGTCTTAAAGTGGTTTTAACCCAAAAAGAGGCACTTTTACATGAGGCATGA